A part of Vigna radiata var. radiata cultivar VC1973A chromosome 11, Vradiata_ver6, whole genome shotgun sequence genomic DNA contains:
- the LOC106777366 gene encoding vacuolar iron transporter homolog 4, with protein sequence MLHFNMSKSTNSVFKSFHTLLYIYISFMASLDGQKSNETPPNHVEIPVGAVGVEPKANREILEEKNIDYSQRANWVRAAVLGANDGLVSVASLMMGVGAVKEQMTAMLLAGFAGLIAGACSMAIGEFVSVYTQYDIEIAQMKRERENKSIRDGVSEEAEREKLPNPFQAAVASALAFSVGAVVPLLSAAFIKNHKIRLGVVVTVASLTLVVFGGLGAVVGKTPITKSCLRVLIGGWMAMTVTFGFTKLFAFAGI encoded by the coding sequence ATGCTGCACTTCAACATGTCTAAATCCACAAACTCTGTTTTTAAATCTTTCCATACACttctatacatatatatatctTTCATGGCTTCCCTTGATGGTCAGAAAAGTAATGAAACTCCACCGAATCATGTTGAGATTCCTGTGGGTGCAGTTGGTGTGGAGCCAAAAGCAAACCGAGAAATCCTTGAAGAGAAAAACATAGACTATTCCCAGAGGGCGAATTGGGTGCGTGCAGCAGTGTTAGGAGCGAACGATGGTTTAGTCTCGGTTGCATCATTGATGATGGGTGTTGGAGCTGTTAAGGAGCAGATGACAGCGATGCTTCTTGCTGGTTTTGCAGGGTTAATTGCGGGAGCATGCAGCATGGCAATTGGAGAGTTTGTGTCTGTGTACACTCAGTATGACATAGAAATAGCTCAaatgaaaagagagagagaaaacaagAGTATTCGTGATGGAGTGAGTGAAGAAGCTGAAAGAGAAAAGTTACCAAATCCATTTCAGGCTGCTGTAGCATCAGCTCTAGCATTTTCTGTGGGTGCAGTGGTGCCACTGCTGTCTGCTGCATtcataaaaaaccataaaataagacTTGGTGTTGTTGTTACGGTGGCTAGTCTCACATTGGTGGTGTTTGGAGGGTTAGGAGCAGTGGTCGGAAAAACTCCGATCACAAAATCTTGCCTTAGAGTGCTGATCGGAGGTTGGATGGCTATGACTGTAACATTTGGCTTCACCAAGTTATTTGCCTTTGCTGGGATTTga